Proteins encoded within one genomic window of Eleutherodactylus coqui strain aEleCoq1 chromosome 1, aEleCoq1.hap1, whole genome shotgun sequence:
- the LOC136621372 gene encoding rho-related GTP-binding protein RhoB codes for MAAIRKKLVVVGDGACGKTCLLIVFSKDEFPEVYVPTVFENYVADIEVDGKQVELALWDTAGQEDYDRLRPLSYPDTDVILMCFSVDSPDSLENIPEKWVPEVKHFCPNVPIILVANKKDLRNDEHIRNELARMKQEPVRTEDGRAMAIRISAYEYLECSAKTKDGVREVFETATRAALQKRHGPSGECMNCCKLL; via the coding sequence ATGGCAGCGATCCGCAAGAAGCTGGTGGTGGTCGGAGACGGGGCGTGCGGTAAGACCTGCCTgctgattgttttcagtaaggaCGAGTTTCCCGAAGTCTATGTGCCAACCGTCTTTGAGAACTACGTGGCAGATATCGAGGTGGATGGCAAGCAAGTGGAGCTGGCACTGTGGGACACGGCTGGGCAGGAGGACTATGACCGATTGCGGCCACTTTCCTATCCGGATACCGATGTGATCCTTATGTGCTTCTCTGTGGACAGTCCGGACTCCTTGGAGAACATCCCTGAGAAGTGGGTGCCCGAGGTGAAGCACTTCTGCCCCAATGTGCCCATCATCCTGGTGGCCAATAAGAAGGACTTAAGGAACGATGAGCATATCCGTAACGAACTGGCACGGATGAAACAGGAGCCGGTGCGGACCGAAGACGGACGTGCAATGGCCATCCGTATATCTGCTTATGAGTATCTGGAATGTTCTGCTAAAACCAAGGATGGAGTGAGAGAAGTGTTCGAAACGGCCACTAGGGCGGCGCTGCAGAAAAGGCATGGGCCAAGTGGGGAGTGCATGAACTGCTGCAAACTGCTCTGA